Proteins found in one Candidatus Neomarinimicrobiota bacterium genomic segment:
- the trxA gene encoding thioredoxin, translating to MQENVIEFTSVNFEAEVLKSEKPVLVDFWAEWCGPCRAIAPVVDEVANTYNGKVKVGKLNVDNENQLATQFGVRSIPALLIFKDGAVVNQIIGAVPKTRITELLETVI from the coding sequence ATGCAAGAAAATGTCATAGAATTTACCTCAGTTAATTTTGAGGCTGAAGTATTGAAGTCCGAAAAACCTGTGCTCGTAGATTTCTGGGCAGAATGGTGTGGACCTTGTCGTGCAATTGCACCCGTAGTTGACGAAGTTGCCAATACCTATAACGGAAAAGTAAAGGTTGGCAAATTAAACGTGGACAATGAGAATCAATTGGCCACACAATTTGGCGTTCGGAGTATTCCGGCGTTATTAATTTTCAAAGATGGTGCAGTTGTTAACCAAATTATTGGCGCTGTACCCAAAACCAGAATAACTGAATTACTAGAAACAGTTATTTAA